The proteins below come from a single Acidimicrobiia bacterium genomic window:
- the lipB gene encoding lipoyl(octanoyl) transferase LipB produces MGTDRPFRIRWLGRVRYNDALALQHGAVAHSADDYLLLLEHHAVYTLGRRATTEHLLAPPEEVGAELVHTDRGGDITFHGPGQLVGYPLLHLEGKGQGSMADPVAYVRSVEDLIIGVCQDLGLSEVGRFDGYPGVWVDPTGQNPRKIAAIGVRLSRSRSMHGFALNVDPDMSFFERMVPCGISDYGVTSLSAEGIEATMEQVAGLVAKRATALWANGPVERTDVAWAGRPIDVAAFTRGEGPGEPPPVERKPDWMKVKLDTGPEYRRLKALMAEQDLVTVCEEAR; encoded by the coding sequence CGCACAGCGCCGACGATTATTTGTTGTTGTTGGAACACCATGCCGTGTACACCTTGGGGCGAAGGGCCACCACCGAGCATTTGTTGGCGCCGCCGGAAGAAGTGGGCGCCGAGTTAGTGCACACCGACCGGGGCGGCGATATTACTTTTCATGGCCCGGGCCAGTTGGTGGGTTACCCGTTGTTGCATCTCGAAGGCAAAGGCCAGGGCTCCATGGCCGACCCGGTGGCGTATGTGCGCAGCGTGGAGGACCTAATTATTGGGGTGTGTCAAGATTTGGGGCTTAGCGAGGTGGGCCGTTTTGATGGTTACCCCGGGGTGTGGGTAGACCCAACGGGCCAGAACCCCAGAAAGATTGCCGCCATTGGGGTGCGGCTTAGCCGGAGCCGGTCCATGCACGGGTTTGCCTTAAATGTAGACCCAGACATGAGTTTTTTTGAGCGCATGGTGCCCTGTGGCATTAGCGATTACGGGGTGACCTCTCTGTCTGCTGAAGGTATTGAGGCCACCATGGAACAAGTGGCTGGCTTGGTGGCCAAGCGAGCGACTGCGTTGTGGGCTAATGGCCCGGTGGAACGAACCGATGTGGCGTGGGCGGGCCGGCCTATTGATGTGGCGGCCTTTACCCGTGGCGAAGGCCCGGGGGAACCGCCGCCGGTGGAGCGCAAGCCAGATTGGATGAAGGTCAAGTTAGACACGGGCCCGGAGTATCGCCGGCTCAAAGCATTGATGGCCGAGCAAGACTTGGTAACGGTGTGCGAAGAGGCCCGG